The DNA region cagtcagtgcccttaaccactgagccatctctccagccccaagatttttttttcaacaacagAAGACAGGCTCATTTTTGCTTCTTGGGCTGCTTCTCAACTTCACAGACCAGTGTACTTTGTAAGTAGTCTTCAAAATGGACCAccatgtttttgaagaatattCCTGGACTGGGGATGGATCCTGGAGCttttcacatgctaggcaagcatgctaccCTTGGGTTCTACCCCAAGTGTCAACTTTATTAGCTCCCCGTTATCATAGAGAAGGATTTAGgagttttttgtctgtttgttttttttaatgttttttgagacagggtttctctatgtagccttggctgttctagaactcactctgtagaccaggctggtctcagactcagcaatccgcctgcctctgcctcccaagtgctgggattaatggtgtgggTCACCACTATCTGGCTAGGATTTAGTTTAACTCTTACACCCTGCTCAACAAGATATCCTGCCCCAGATTTGGgtcttattttcttaatttacctAATATCCTAGtctagcattttttaaaaagatttatttattttatgtatatgagtgcacactatagctgtacatacagatagttgtgagccttcatctggttgttgggaattgaatttagaacctctgattgctccggtcaaccccgctcagtcaaccctgctcgctcagtccctgcttgctctggcccaaagatttatttattcttatacataACggacttcaaacacaccagatctcattacaggtggctgtgagccaccatgtgattgctgggatttgaactccccatgaccttcggaagagcagtcagtgctcttaccagctgaaccatctcactggcccctagTCTAGcatcttaaaaaagaattaaaaaagaataatttttagctGTCATATTTCTCTGGGTTCATCTTAGCTATTATCAGGCCTTTTGTTGTAGTTGCTTCTAATGACAGTTTTCAGGATATTTTAATGTTTCTCATATGAGGTTTGCTTGATATTTTACTCATGATCAAACTGGTTTGTTGGTTTGGGAGAGATCACAGGGGTCAAGttccatttttactacattatatCACCTTAGTGTTGTAGACCCTGTTGTAGATTCTGATCACCAGGCTGAAGTAGTATTTGTCAGGTTTGCCATGCTCCTTGGTAGTTATTATACATAGCCACTCTGAAGGAGTAGGCTCCAGTTTGAGAGAATGTCTACACAAAGTACTTGGAATTCCTCTGCAGCACAGAATTAggtttgaagatttttttttttatgctctACCTCTCTACGCCTAAAAATTGCCCCTCCCAGTTCTCTCTTGTGAGATGAAAGTTTTCATGGCTTCCTTTAATCTAGTTATTtttgcatataaaaatatttattttaattgagtgtatcagtgtgtgtctgtgtatagatgtgtgcaCACCAGTGCaggtgcctatagaggccagaggagtcaCATCCCCCTGGAGCCGGAGATAGAGGAagctgtgagctgtctgatatgaatgctggaaattgaactctccATCTCCGTAAGAACAGTATATGCTAAGCCATCTTCCCCACCCTCTCTTGTACCTTTTTATAGGTTTTATAGCTTTCTGGTCCATCATGTCGTCTCATCTTGTCATGTTGTGCATTTCTTTTAAGGCTTTGAAATAATAGACATTGACCCTTTCTGCCATCTCCAAAGCCCTGAGGTGGATTGGGAAAGAGACTGCTACCTGACTTCAGCCTAATtccattttattctattctagTAGCATCCAGACTGGTACTTAGCACTGAGTAGACACCCAGCAAGAATTTATGTGCCATAGATGGAGACTattcaaagaaagtaaaaaatggTACTCATTTACTTTCGAGAACCTCTAAATAGAActtctgttctatttttgttctttgtcatgtttttgttgttgttatgatctattttctgtcttcattagATCATAACGTAAGTCCtcagcccaggctgatctcataGAACTTAAGAGTAGGATAGTGATGTCAGAAGCTGGGAAAGTGGGGCAGGAACTTGATCAGCAGGTATTtcctacgcacactcgtctactccagtcacatccaaaatatcggggataaaatcctgataaaggataagaggcaataagattccaaaaggagttctgtgcctcctggatttcagacagtcgctggtatcccctaactcagacgtgttccagagtgcttgggcccgggggaggcagcaccagttcagaggagatagctattgctttagacccagtatgtttcagatagcctcagatgtaccttaactgctgagctgccagatttaccatctctcttttgcaatgactgtaaaagtctggtgccatttttaagaaatacattcagatcctgaacttcatgtgtcgtctctgccatcatttattcgcctacgccttgtcgacctgactaggacccccatttctcccgcgggttgagggaggctcagATTGGCCGGCCTGTGGCAGGTATTATCTTGTAGTGAAAATTAAGGAGTTCTGGTGTGCTGCTCAGTAACAGAGTGGCTGTAGACTACAGTGAGGGGCACTTGCTGTTTTGAAATACTAGAGAAAGGATTCTGAGTATTTTCACCCTAAAGAAATgatgtgccgggcagtggtggtgcacaactttaatcccagctcttgggaggcagaggcaggtggatttctgagttcgaggccagcctgatctacagagtgagttccaggacagccagggctacacagagaaaccctgtcttgaaaaaaaaaaaaacaaaaaacaaaaaatgatgttTGAGGAGATGATAGGTTAACTTAATTTAAACATTATACAATATGAAAGCACATTGCACTATCATACAGTATCTGTAAAAGTGCCATTTAACATAccagttaagaaaaataaatcatacagagaaaccccatcttaaaaaacaaaactaaacaaacaaaaaaagaataagtaaataaggaTCTAGAAATGTGGTTGAGTGAGTGTAGTTCTTGCTGTGTTagcacaaggacctgagcttggatccccagcacccacataaaaagccaggcatgaccaTGTCTCTAACTCCAGGAGTGGCAGGGCTGGGGATGACTGGTTTGTCCCCAGCGCCCACTGGTCAGTTAGTTTTGTTTGGCTTATACAGCTAGTACCAGATCATCAAAAGAGCACTCTCCAAATTAAAAAGTGATTGAGGAAAACATTGTGACATCAGCCTCTGGCATCTCCACATATACCGTGTTCACCGGGTAGACAGCGTGTGtccctgcttaaaaaaaaaaatgtaaaaaaaaaagtaaataacttTAAGTGTATGGTTCATTTCTTCAGATCACTTCACAGTCGCTTTCCCAGTAGAAGAGGcaatatttttcaaacaatatgcatttccatttttttttcacatacacCGACTGtgccttttgtttttcaattttatgttcttGTCTGATGCAGGGTACAAAACTTGAGCTTCCCTTGTGGCTGGCTAAAGGACTCTTTGACCACAAGCGGCGCATCCTTTCTGTGGAACTTCCCAAGATGTACCAAGAGGGATGGAGGACTATATTTAGTGCAGATGCTAATGTTGTGGACCTCCACAAAATGGGGCCCCATTTCTATGGGTTTGGCTCACAACTCCTGCATTTTGACAGTCCAGAGAATGCAGATATCTCCCAGTCTTTACTGCAGGTAAGTAGTTTGTAGTATTGGGCTATACATATCATGGGAGCTGGTGATGGCATTTATCCCTTGTATCAGTCAAGGTTCactaaaggagagagagagagagagagagagagagagagagagagagagagagagagagagagagagagagagagtgtgtgtgtgtgtatgtgtgtgtgtgtgtgtgtgtgtgtaagaatacATGGGGACttagagctggagagttggctcagtggctaagagtacatactggccgggcggtggtggcgcacgcatttagtcccagcacttgggaggcagaggctggcggatttaaATACATCTTCAAATGTTCCAGTAAAAAAATATGTCtaagggccagcaagatagcttcaaaaggtaaaggcacttgtagCTGAGCCTAATGACTTGTGTCTCCCACATTGTCTTCTAACCtcgacacacacatacatgtgtcacATATGCTCCCTCTTGTCTCCCCTATAAAGTAAATTAACAAAGGTTTTCAATGTGTCTGGCTTTATGGGATGTGATGTTGCCCCTGATTCTCTTACTCTCCTTCAGACTTTTATTGGACGGTTCCGCCGCATCATGGACTCCTCCCAGAATTCTTACAATGAAGACACTTCAGCACTGGTAGCCAGGTTAGATGAGACAGAGAGGGGCTTATTTCAAATTGGGCAGAAAGGTCTAAATGACTTTCAGAGTTGGGAAAGAGGTCAAGCTTCTCAGATTACAGCTTCTAGCCTCGTTCagaattataagaaaagaaaattcacaaatATGGAAGACTAAAAGCTGAACAGAACTGCAACTTGTGGATTTATCTCTGTGCCCTTGATAAGACCAACTAACTTCATGAGAGACCAATTGTGTACTGCTTCAGGGCTTTTAACCGTCAGCATTCTCAAAGCTTGGAACTATCTGGTTGGGGTAGACGTGGATGCCCTTGACCCTGTTGGTCTTCTGGACTGTAGCTACCTGCCATCCTCACAGCATAGGTGTTTGGCTCAGGTATGCAGCTGAGGAGGAGCCAGAGTCCATCTTAAATCAGGAGCACAGGCACATTACATACGTAGTCACGCTGGAACTCGGATTCCTCAGGTGTCTGATCTCGTTGGCTGCAAAATGGGTCATCTCTGCCTGTTCACAACTTCTCTTAAGCCTTATCTTCCTCATGGTTGGACAAAGGACAGCACCCCTACCATGCTGCCTACCTGCTGGGACTTACCCCAATTTCTAAAACAGGAAATtgggagaaaagcagaaaggCAGATGAATGGCAGAGCAGAAAGGAGAAGACACGGAGCTTTTGTGCCCTGTAGCCAGGGCTTTTGAACTAGAATCACATCCTTTCCGTCTACCCAGAGGGGCCGTGTACTTGTGTTTGTTGGTGATCTTTAGAGCGCTGGCACACTCATTCTATTCCCTGTCTAGAAAAGCTATCAGGGCAGCCATCTTCCAGTAACTTTCCAAAATGAACAACACAAAGTGAAAGAGGAGGGCCACTTTCTGTATGTTCTCCAGGCCTTTTAGGGAACATGGAGTTGTTCCTTTGGCCACATACATGTGAATCTACAAGAAGGGTGATACTTTAGACATCAAGGCACTGTTCAAAAGGAATGCCCTATAAGTGTTAccacagcaaaaacaaaagtcTATTATAATGTCACCCAGCATTCGGTGGGCATCGTTGTAAACAAGCAAGTTAAGGGCAAGATTCTGGCCAAGAGGATCATTGTGTGGATTGAGCACATCAAGCACACTcgaagagcagagagagacagcttcctgaagcgGGTGAAGGAGAAtgatcagaagaaaaaggaagccaaagagaagggcgCCTGGGTTCAGCTAAAGTGTCAGCCTGCTTTGTGAGGACTAACAGAAAGGAGCCTGAGCTTCTGGAGCCCATTCCATATAAATTCATAGCCTAATGTACAAAAAGAAAGGCTCTGGACTGCAAAGTggctttctttaaagaaagaaaagctaccaGGGAGGTGTTAGGAATTGCAAAGTAGTTATTAAAGGATGTCTACCAGCCTTTGTAATAATTGCATCAGGGGTTTGCAAGCTGTGAAGGGCCCTAGCTGAAAAACAACTTGGCGAGTGTTATAGAGAAGACTCCTTTGCATTATTTTTTCTCCAGGAAATACTGCAACGTTAATGCAAAGAGGACTCCTGACCACATACTGGGAGCCTCTTTAAACGTGTACCAAACTGAGAGGGACAAGTTCTCCAGAccataagctaaataaacaagTCTCATTTCCTGGAGCCCTTTGGATTGTCTAGTGGGCAGTTTCTCCACACCACTGGCCACCCCTGGTACCCTGTGGCTACTGGAAAATATCTTCATTGTAATTAAGGAAAGACTTGGATGTCCAGATAACACAGTTGATTGTAATGGAAACTTAAAATAACAGACATGCATTAAAATGCCTGTCTTAGCATGAAATTGTTTTTTATCATTCAACTTCATCCTAAATAAATGATGGGTTTGTACATGTGTTGTCGCTAACTGTCTGGCTGCCAGGAATCAGCAAAACAAGGCCTTGttctttgatcatattcaacTGTAATGCTCAAATCTGTTTTAGCAACTACACTTCTGTTTTGTACAATATGCATAAACACCAGGAACACTCTCTGGGAGTGTGTTATGCCCTAGGAAGATGGCACTTCTGTTTCTTTCATAGCTTTTTATGCATACTCGGAAACCAGGGTGCAAAGAGTATATTAGCTTAATTTTTGGCAGCTCTGCTTTTACAGGTGGCTTTATTTTTGCAGTTAATACTAGGTTGCTGCTGTATTttccctaaaaacaaaacaaatttcctCAGAGGCCATATATACAGAATCTACTTTAAATTTTCAAACAGATTACATCATATGTATTTTTTGAACCcatttttagttgtgtgtgtgcgtgtgtgccctACAAGTCTTTCAAACTATTCCTCTTCCTGGAAAAACCACCCCTCCCCAGTTCAGGTTTTAAAGTAACTGTTTAGCTCATTcaacacttgatcttagccaaaaggccaagaagcgaTAGTTCATtcaaaaagttgattttattttttcaaaaaataaaatgaaaaaacaatcCACATGAATGTCTCAAATAAAACCTTCTAAAGTTCAGTGACTGGATATGTGCCTTTTCCCCTTAAGAGCTCTATTTTTAGATATCTGTCCATAATTATAGACAAAAGACTTCACTGTGCGTTTCCCCAGGGACATGTTGGGCTGTAAGAGGAGTGGGACAATCAAGGCTGTCTCTGTCCCTGACCTTTAAATTTTGGACAGCTCCAGGCTTAGCTTGTGGATCTCATCCTACCGGTTGATGATTCCCCGACAAGTTCAGAGCTCCAGCTCAGCTCTTGCCCTCCAGTCCTAGATGTATACCCAGCCACCTAGTTGGTGTCGCTACTGGAGCATGTGACAAATCAGATCCTGGTCAAGACTGAGACCCCAGTCTACTTTTGTGGCCTTTTTCATCAAGTAACTGACTACCTGTCCTACCTTCAGTGCTGGCACTTAACTATCTCCCTGTATTCACCCCCCAGCTTCACACTGTTCTTACCATATTCCCCAATGGTCTGAGCTTGCAGAGCTACTCATTTCATCCTCAGCATCACTGAATCAGTGACCCACGGGTGTCTGAAGTAGTCACATGGGAATGTGAAGTATTAATCATCTCCAAAAGCTCAGTTAAGAGTTGGttcgagccgggcggtggtggcatatgcctttaatcccagcacttgggaggcagaggcaggcggatttctgaNNNNNNNNNNNNNNNNNNNNNNNNNNNNNNNNNNNNNNNNNNNNNNNNNNNNNNNNNNNNNNNNNNNNNNNNNNNNNNNNNNNNNNNNNNNNNNNNNNNNNNNNNNNNNNNNNNNNNNNNNNNNNNNNNNNNNNNNNNNNNNNNNNNNNNNNNNNNNNNNNNNNNNNNNNNNNNNNNNNNNNNNNNNNNNNggggggggggggagttggttCGAGAGCTGTAGAAATGTAGCTCATGCCTAGCAGACAGGAGGCCCGGGTTTAGCCCTTAGATCTATTAAAAGAAATTCTACATGTAATTTCTTGTTCCATCACCATCCTTTGAGGAACCTCAAGAGAGCTTTTTATCTGTATTCTTGAAGCAATGGTGTGTCATGCCAAGATTGACCTTCGCAAGCAAACAAAAGTTTGGAAACCGTATGTGTGTTTCTGGAAGTGGGTATTTTTGGGTTGAGGAGGAAACTGGACATCAAGGACCTCCTAGAGCAAAATGTAGGCTATGATTATGAAATGATTGGGTGACAGTGCTTGCTGCCCAGCCTGACAACATGAGCCTAATTCCCAGGATctgcatggtggaagaagagaacgcTTCCCTTTGATTACCCTCTAACCTTATGCACCaaagcacatgcatgtgcatacacgcAAAAATACATCTTAAGAAATTTaaagatgtaataaaaattattccATGTACCACAATGTCAAAATCTGTTATCTAGTAAACTTTTTAACAGAGTACACATATAGTTTTCTAAACAGTGGGACTGGGAAgatagtaaagtgcttgcctagcaaacaggaggacctgagtttgatccccagagctaTGTGAAAATATCAGGCATAATATCTGGGCACTTAATagtcctggggaggcagagatccAGTAGACAGCCTTGCCTGCTTAGCAAGGTATATGCCAGTGGGGCACTCAAAAGAGGTAGACagtacctgaggaatgacactagAGTTTATTCTCTGGTTTTCATACttaacatgcacatatatacatgtacccATATgcccataaacacacaaacatactcataGAAAGATGAATTTCTCtaaaccagcagttctcaacttgaaGATTACAACTCCTTTGGGGGttgcatgaccctttcacaggggtcatagatatcctgcatatcagatacttacaatTCATAACTACCAAAATTAGCGTTCTGAACTAGCGATGAactgattttatggttgggggtcgatacaacatgaggaacagcaTTAGAGGGTCACAGCGTTAGAAAGGTTAAGAACCATGTCTCTACACCTAAAGAAAGGTCCTTGTCTTCAGGTTGTATTGCTGTGGTGAAGAGACACTgttaccatggcaactcttataaaggagaacattaaattggggctggcgtATGGTTCAAAggttagtccattgtcatcatggcaggaagcatggtgccaTGCAGGCAGATAATGCCAGGGAAGGGGCTGAGAGAGTTGACCATCTgaatctacaggcagcaggaagaatgACATTGGACCTcccttgagcttttgaaacctcaaagcctgcccctagtaacacacttcttccaacaaagccacacctcctaagagtgctgTTCTTATCAACCTGTGAGGGCTATCTTCATTGAAACCACTACAGTCTCTACAAGTTGGAATTCCATTGCAAATTGTTGATGCTGCCCTCTTGAACGATCTCCCCTTATTAATAGTAGTGGATAAAATGTGCCGTGAACAAAGGCCCCTCGGCAGAGTCTCTGTACTGATTTCCCCTTGCTATGAAGGTTTATTTCGACTCACATTTTGAGAAGAGTGGGTGCAGACATGACAGCAGGCTGCTCTGTGGTCATGGGGACGTGCAGATGGAACTCATCTCTTCCTAGCAGCAGGACAGGAAGTAGAGCCTGGCATTAAAGCACAAGACCAGCCCTCATTTACCCGCTTTCTCCAGTGAGTCTCTATGGCCCGGAGATTTCACAATGTCTCAAAACAGTGCCATCAGATGGGGACCAAGAGTGCAGAGACATGGGG from Mastomys coucha isolate ucsf_1 unplaced genomic scaffold, UCSF_Mcou_1 pScaffold22, whole genome shotgun sequence includes:
- the Gins3 gene encoding DNA replication complex GINS protein PSF3, whose protein sequence is MSEAYFPVESGALGPEENFLSLDDILMSQEKLPVRVETPMPRLGAFFLERGAGAEPDHPLPQGTKLELPLWLAKGLFDHKRRILSVELPKMYQEGWRTIFSADANVVDLHKMGPHFYGFGSQLLHFDSPENADISQSLLQTFIGRFRRIMDSSQNSYNEDTSALVARLDETERGLFQIGQKGLNDFQSWERGQASQITASSLVQNYKKRKFTNMED